One window from the genome of Rufibacter tibetensis encodes:
- a CDS encoding DUF4142 domain-containing protein: MKNHLFYLLLSGTLFFVSGCGGSSNEATSVDAAGKHNEELLESTGKDEDSGWFVAEVASAGLFEVELGRLASSKGNDPRVRQFGQLMLDHHTQSNTQLKQIAELKNLIVPSALGEDHQETYNKVMTNTGAAFDKAYMEAMVKDHKDNLDRFEEMAEKGKDMELKAFAAKGLPMLRAHLKQAEELEDALEEQQRQQL; the protein is encoded by the coding sequence ATGAAAAATCACCTGTTCTATCTACTGCTTTCGGGCACTCTGTTTTTTGTCTCTGGTTGTGGTGGTTCTTCCAATGAAGCCACTTCAGTAGACGCGGCCGGAAAGCACAATGAGGAATTGCTGGAAAGTACCGGCAAGGACGAAGACTCTGGCTGGTTTGTGGCCGAAGTGGCCAGTGCCGGTTTGTTTGAAGTGGAGTTAGGCCGGTTGGCTTCCAGTAAAGGCAATGATCCTAGGGTGCGGCAGTTCGGGCAGTTGATGCTGGACCACCATACCCAATCCAATACCCAGCTGAAGCAAATTGCCGAACTTAAGAACCTGATTGTGCCTAGCGCTTTGGGCGAAGACCATCAGGAAACCTACAACAAGGTCATGACCAATACAGGCGCGGCCTTTGACAAAGCCTATATGGAGGCCATGGTCAAGGACCATAAAGACAACCTTGACAGGTTTGAGGAAATGGCGGAGAAAGGAAAAGACATGGAGTTGAAAGCCTTCGCAGCGAAAGGTTTGCCTATGCTGCGCGCGCATCTTAAGCAGGCCGAAGAACTGGAAGATGCGTTGGAAGAGCAACAGAGGCAGCAGTTATAA
- the uvrA gene encoding excinuclease ABC subunit UvrA, which yields MTPKDSVATPVAKNTSSIADVPFIEVYGAREHNLKNISLKIPRNQLVVFTGISGSGKSSLAFDTIYAEGQRRYMETFSAYARSFLGGLERPNVDKIEGLSPVISIEQKTTSRNPRSTVGTITEIYDFLRLLYARTAEAFSYVTGEKMMKQSDDQIVQHIMEHFSGKRTIILAPVVKGRKGHYRELFEQIRKMGFLRARIDGELVELTPKMQVDRYKIHDIEIVVDKLVPSADDRYRLSTSIQNALQHGKGTALAMDADTNETQFYSRHLMDPATGIAYDDPAPNTFSFNSPYGACPVCNGLGEIEELTEESIVPDKSVSISRGGIAPLGEYRDIWIFSQITALLKRHKTALTVPIQDIPEEAWNHLLHGFEEEDPKGKKEPFVFEGVLNFLKKQLESDSDNVRNWVQEYTQQSTCPECDGYRLKKESLHFKLDNKHIGQLSEMDIAELAGWVANLEERLNERQNLIARELLKEIRKRIGFLVDVGLEYLHLHRSVRTLSGGESQRIRLATQIGTQLVGVLYIMDEPSIGLHQRDNEKLIKALQDLRDLGNSVVVVEHDKDMILAADYVVDIGPGAGVHGGQIVTAGTPKEMMESGTTTSDYLSYRRGIPVRKQKREGNGKSLILRGATGHNLKDVTLELPLGKLICVTGVSGSGKSSLIHDTLYPILNKYFFNAKREPLPFKAIEGLEHIDKVIEVDQSPIGRTPRSNPATYTGVFTEIRSLFASMPEAKIRGYAAGRFSFNVKGGRCETCEGAGMRTIEMNFMPDVYVPCETCKGKRYNRETLEVRFKGKSITDVLDMTVEAAVEFFEHQPRILRKIQTLNQVGLGYITLGQQATTLSGGEAQRVKLATELSKKDTGRTLYILDEPTTGLHFQDIQHLSDVLNKLVDKGNSVLIIEHNMDLIKVADHVIDIGAEGGAKGGMIVAQGTPEHVAEMNLGYTARFLKEELSTSHYVEAPVFVADEPEPEDDMLEEVVPEKKTRGRKKKEPVEADAAALAAVKEKKTPGRKKKIE from the coding sequence ATGACGCCAAAAGATTCTGTTGCTACACCAGTAGCTAAAAATACTTCCTCCATTGCAGACGTACCTTTCATTGAAGTGTACGGCGCGCGGGAACACAACCTCAAAAACATCAGCCTGAAAATACCGCGCAACCAGTTGGTGGTGTTCACGGGCATCAGCGGCAGCGGGAAATCTTCGCTTGCGTTTGATACCATCTACGCCGAGGGGCAGCGCCGTTATATGGAGACCTTCTCGGCCTATGCCCGCTCTTTCCTGGGCGGACTGGAGCGCCCCAACGTAGACAAAATTGAGGGGCTTTCGCCGGTGATTTCCATTGAGCAGAAAACCACCTCGCGCAACCCGCGCTCTACCGTGGGCACTATTACCGAAATCTACGACTTTCTGCGTCTGCTCTACGCCCGTACCGCCGAAGCCTTCAGCTACGTGACTGGTGAGAAGATGATGAAACAGTCTGATGACCAGATTGTGCAGCACATTATGGAGCATTTCAGCGGCAAGCGCACCATCATTTTGGCGCCGGTGGTAAAAGGCCGGAAAGGTCATTACCGCGAGCTGTTTGAACAAATCAGAAAGATGGGCTTTTTGCGCGCCCGCATTGACGGGGAGTTAGTGGAACTGACGCCCAAAATGCAGGTAGACCGTTACAAAATCCACGACATTGAGATCGTGGTTGACAAGCTTGTGCCGTCGGCTGATGACCGTTACCGGTTGTCTACCTCTATCCAGAACGCACTGCAGCACGGCAAAGGCACGGCCCTGGCCATGGATGCGGATACCAATGAAACGCAGTTCTACTCCCGTCACTTGATGGACCCGGCCACTGGCATCGCGTATGATGATCCGGCTCCTAACACCTTCTCGTTTAACTCACCGTACGGCGCATGCCCGGTTTGTAATGGCTTGGGCGAAATTGAGGAGTTGACCGAAGAATCCATCGTGCCGGACAAGAGCGTGAGCATCAGCCGCGGCGGGATTGCGCCACTGGGCGAGTACCGTGATATCTGGATTTTCTCCCAGATTACCGCTTTACTGAAACGCCATAAAACTGCACTTACGGTTCCCATTCAAGACATTCCCGAAGAAGCTTGGAACCATTTACTGCACGGTTTTGAAGAAGAAGACCCCAAAGGCAAAAAAGAGCCGTTTGTGTTTGAGGGCGTGCTCAACTTTTTGAAGAAACAGCTGGAGTCTGACTCTGACAACGTGCGCAACTGGGTGCAGGAATACACACAACAAAGCACCTGTCCTGAGTGTGATGGGTACCGCCTGAAGAAAGAATCACTCCACTTCAAACTAGACAACAAGCACATCGGGCAACTGTCTGAAATGGACATTGCCGAACTGGCCGGTTGGGTAGCGAACCTGGAGGAACGCCTGAATGAACGTCAGAACCTGATTGCCCGCGAACTGCTGAAAGAGATCCGCAAACGGATCGGCTTCCTGGTAGACGTGGGATTGGAATACCTACACCTGCACCGCTCCGTACGGACCTTATCCGGAGGGGAAAGCCAGCGGATTCGTCTGGCTACGCAGATTGGCACTCAGTTAGTGGGCGTGTTGTACATTATGGATGAACCCAGCATCGGGTTGCACCAGCGCGACAACGAAAAACTGATCAAAGCCCTGCAGGACTTGCGCGACCTCGGTAACTCCGTGGTGGTAGTGGAGCACGACAAAGACATGATCCTGGCTGCCGACTACGTGGTGGACATTGGTCCGGGTGCTGGGGTGCACGGCGGGCAGATAGTGACTGCCGGTACGCCGAAAGAAATGATGGAAAGTGGCACCACTACCTCAGACTACCTGAGCTACCGAAGAGGAATTCCGGTGCGGAAGCAGAAACGCGAAGGCAATGGCAAGAGCCTGATTTTGCGCGGGGCTACCGGCCATAACCTCAAAGACGTAACGCTGGAATTGCCCTTGGGTAAACTGATCTGCGTAACGGGTGTATCGGGCAGCGGTAAATCGTCACTGATTCATGACACGCTGTACCCTATCCTGAACAAGTACTTCTTCAATGCCAAGCGTGAGCCGCTTCCGTTCAAAGCCATTGAAGGCCTGGAGCATATTGACAAAGTGATTGAGGTAGACCAAAGCCCTATTGGCCGTACGCCGCGCTCTAACCCAGCTACGTACACGGGCGTGTTCACTGAAATCCGCAGCTTGTTTGCGTCTATGCCTGAGGCGAAGATTCGTGGTTACGCGGCCGGGCGTTTCTCCTTCAACGTGAAAGGCGGCCGGTGTGAGACCTGCGAGGGAGCCGGAATGCGCACCATTGAGATGAACTTCATGCCCGATGTGTACGTGCCCTGCGAGACCTGCAAAGGCAAACGTTATAACCGCGAGACGCTGGAAGTGCGCTTCAAAGGCAAATCCATTACTGATGTGTTGGACATGACCGTTGAGGCGGCTGTGGAGTTCTTTGAGCACCAGCCGCGTATTCTGCGCAAGATTCAAACCCTGAACCAGGTGGGCCTCGGCTACATCACTTTGGGTCAACAAGCTACAACCTTATCGGGTGGTGAGGCACAGCGCGTGAAACTGGCCACGGAGCTTTCAAAGAAAGACACTGGCCGTACGCTCTACATCTTAGATGAGCCTACCACGGGTCTGCACTTTCAGGACATTCAGCACTTGTCTGACGTGTTGAATAAACTGGTAGACAAAGGCAACAGCGTGCTCATCATTGAGCACAACATGGACCTGATCAAAGTCGCCGACCACGTGATTGACATCGGGGCCGAAGGCGGAGCCAAGGGCGGGATGATTGTGGCGCAAGGGACCCCAGAGCACGTCGCAGAAATGAACTTAGGCTACACGGCCCGCTTTCTGAAAGAGGAACTGAGCACCAGCCATTATGTAGAGGCCCCGGTATTCGTCGCTGATGAACCTGAGCCTGAAGATGACATGCTGGAAGAAGTTGTGCCCGAGAAGAAGACCCGGGGCCGTAAGAAGAAAGAACCCGTTGAGGCTGACGCTGCTGCTCTGGCAGCGGTAAAAGAGAAAAAGACGCCGGGCCGCAAGAAGAAAATTGAATAA
- a CDS encoding DUF4142 domain-containing protein: MKKILYVITACGLALAGTACSRIDANTSNSVPTSDGYAAMVTSSHAGAGTSGVTRADAYVAPSAAGPVAGTMMYGTRSITEATFLTEAASSGMMEVQLGKLALDRSANSEVKKFAQMMVDHHTKANQELTTIASGMNLTLPTTLLEDHQKIVDKLSKLTGSEFDEKYMDEMETAHERDIALFEVVSNGAPTTSVRAFAIRTLPTLRIHEHHADKLDDKVD, encoded by the coding sequence ATGAAAAAGATATTATACGTGATCACAGCTTGTGGTTTGGCCTTAGCTGGAACCGCTTGTAGCCGGATAGATGCCAATACCTCCAATTCTGTTCCTACGTCAGATGGCTACGCTGCTATGGTTACTTCATCTCACGCTGGTGCGGGTACCAGCGGTGTTACCAGGGCCGATGCGTATGTAGCCCCTAGTGCTGCAGGCCCAGTGGCGGGTACCATGATGTACGGAACCCGGTCTATTACTGAAGCCACCTTCTTAACCGAGGCTGCCAGCAGCGGCATGATGGAAGTGCAATTAGGCAAACTGGCTTTGGATCGTTCGGCTAATTCAGAGGTGAAGAAGTTCGCCCAAATGATGGTAGACCACCACACCAAAGCAAACCAGGAACTGACAACTATTGCCTCTGGTATGAACCTGACGCTTCCTACCACCCTCCTGGAGGACCATCAGAAGATAGTGGATAAACTTTCCAAACTAACGGGCAGCGAGTTTGATGAGAAGTACATGGACGAAATGGAAACGGCTCACGAACGGGATATTGCGCTGTTTGAAGTAGTAAGCAATGGTGCCCCCACTACTTCGGTAAGAGCTTTTGCCATTAGAACCTTGCCTACGTTACGGATTCATGAACACCACGCTGATAAGCTTGATGATAAGGTAGATTAA
- a CDS encoding DUF4142 domain-containing protein, whose translation MSMLVTGAMLAGTACTSTNTGSGTTGTTAGSTSTSNARTGTTTGGGTTMGSGTTTGGTTTGGMGTTTGGGSTTGTTTGMGTTGTTTGGTTGTTGGTTGGTTTGTTGGATGTTTGGGTTGTMGGGTTGTTAGGATAGTTMDMTNMTDAMFMMTAASSNMFEIQAGKLATQSASSPEVKKFAQMMVDHHTRASKEQMTLATQMKITLPKTLMPPHQALMDKLQGKTGKAFDEDYMDVMETAHKMDIAMFTMKSTNAETPSVKALAAKTLPMLKTHQEQATKIEDMVD comes from the coding sequence ATGTCAATGCTTGTAACCGGAGCAATGCTTGCAGGTACAGCATGTACCAGCACTAATACAGGATCCGGCACAACTGGAACAACAGCAGGCTCCACTTCTACTTCCAACGCCAGAACTGGAACTACTACCGGAGGAGGTACTACCATGGGAAGTGGCACTACTACTGGTGGCACTACAACCGGCGGAATGGGTACTACTACCGGAGGTGGATCAACTACTGGCACCACCACTGGAATGGGTACAACCGGAACTACTACAGGAGGTACCACAGGCACCACAGGCGGAACAACCGGTGGTACTACTACTGGTACCACCGGCGGAGCTACTGGAACTACTACCGGAGGAGGTACTACAGGCACAATGGGTGGTGGAACCACCGGAACAACAGCAGGTGGTGCTACCGCCGGAACCACTATGGACATGACCAACATGACAGATGCCATGTTCATGATGACCGCTGCCAGCAGCAACATGTTTGAGATTCAGGCTGGTAAATTGGCTACTCAGAGTGCCTCTAGCCCAGAAGTGAAAAAGTTTGCCCAAATGATGGTAGATCACCACACCAGAGCAAGCAAAGAGCAAATGACGCTTGCTACTCAAATGAAGATCACCCTGCCTAAAACCCTTATGCCGCCTCACCAGGCCTTGATGGATAAACTACAAGGTAAAACTGGTAAAGCATTTGATGAGGACTACATGGATGTTATGGAAACTGCCCACAAAATGGACATTGCTATGTTCACCATGAAGAGCACTAATGCCGAGACTCCTTCTGTGAAAGCCTTGGCTGCTAAGACCCTGCCTATGTTAAAGACGCATCAGGAACAGGCAACCAAGATTGAAGACATGGTAGACTAA
- a CDS encoding M28 family metallopeptidase: MNKTLQLVLGAAFLAMPAFAQQVEPLDAAVVEKIRQEGLNKSQVMDIAFYLTDVNGPRLSGSTGLAKANQWTKDKLTSWGLKNAVIEPWGTFGKGWEVEKSYLALTKPYYQPMIGSPKAWTPGTNGPVKAQVMLVKASKEEDLAQYAGKLQGKVVMMEVTTPIKTTFTADASRYTDEQLQKMAEPVQSTAGRTPMTDEQRATMLARRALMTKMSEMFLKEGAVAMFSGRSGSHGTFFTSNGASYAMDAKPVLPEFEMAQEDLARMSRLLAAGIPVEVELESKTRFLTEDQQGYNVIAEIPGTDKKLKSEIVMLGGHIDSWHAATGATDNAAGVAVMMEAVRIIKALNLQPKRTIRIALWGGEEQGLHGSRGYAKKHLGDPATMKLLPEHAKIAAYFNLDNGSGKIRGIYTQGNEAVAPLFKEWLKPFNDLGATTVTNRNTGGTDHLSFDGLGLPGFQFIQDGLEYNTRTHHTNMDTYDRLQADDLKLASVIVASFVYQSAIRKDKLPRKALPQVKPQS, from the coding sequence ATGAACAAAACCCTGCAATTAGTCTTAGGTGCCGCCTTTTTGGCGATGCCCGCGTTTGCCCAACAAGTAGAACCTTTGGATGCTGCCGTGGTAGAGAAAATCCGCCAGGAAGGATTGAATAAATCACAGGTGATGGACATCGCCTTTTATCTCACCGATGTGAACGGCCCGCGCCTTTCGGGCTCTACTGGTCTTGCCAAAGCAAACCAATGGACCAAAGACAAACTAACTTCCTGGGGACTGAAGAATGCGGTAATAGAGCCGTGGGGAACCTTTGGCAAGGGGTGGGAAGTAGAAAAATCATACCTGGCGCTCACCAAGCCGTATTACCAGCCCATGATCGGGTCGCCCAAAGCCTGGACACCGGGTACTAACGGTCCGGTAAAAGCACAGGTAATGTTGGTGAAAGCCTCTAAAGAAGAAGATTTAGCGCAATATGCCGGCAAACTGCAGGGCAAGGTGGTCATGATGGAAGTAACTACCCCTATCAAAACTACCTTCACCGCTGACGCCAGCCGCTACACCGACGAGCAGCTCCAGAAAATGGCGGAGCCCGTACAATCTACTGCTGGTCGCACGCCCATGACCGATGAGCAAAGAGCCACCATGCTGGCCCGTCGGGCGTTGATGACGAAGATGAGCGAGATGTTCCTGAAAGAGGGCGCCGTGGCCATGTTCAGCGGACGCAGCGGTTCGCACGGAACCTTCTTTACCAGCAACGGCGCTTCGTACGCCATGGATGCCAAGCCCGTACTGCCCGAGTTTGAAATGGCTCAGGAAGATTTGGCCCGCATGAGCCGTCTGTTGGCCGCTGGTATTCCCGTGGAAGTGGAACTGGAAAGCAAAACCCGCTTCTTAACAGAAGATCAGCAAGGCTACAACGTCATCGCGGAGATTCCGGGTACCGATAAAAAACTGAAGTCTGAAATTGTGATGCTGGGTGGGCACATTGACTCCTGGCATGCCGCCACCGGCGCTACCGATAATGCTGCTGGCGTGGCCGTGATGATGGAAGCCGTACGCATTATCAAAGCCCTCAATTTACAGCCGAAACGCACCATCCGGATTGCTTTGTGGGGTGGTGAGGAGCAAGGATTGCATGGCTCCCGCGGCTACGCAAAGAAACACTTAGGTGACCCGGCTACCATGAAACTGTTGCCAGAACACGCCAAGATTGCCGCTTACTTTAACCTGGACAATGGTTCAGGTAAGATCAGAGGCATTTACACCCAAGGAAATGAGGCGGTGGCTCCATTGTTCAAAGAGTGGTTGAAGCCGTTCAATGACCTGGGCGCTACTACCGTAACCAACCGCAACACTGGCGGCACCGACCACCTTTCCTTTGACGGACTAGGCCTACCGGGCTTCCAGTTCATTCAGGATGGGTTAGAGTACAACACGCGTACGCACCACACCAACATGGACACCTATGACCGCCTCCAGGCCGATGACCTGAAGCTGGCTTCTGTGATTGTGGCTTCTTTCGTGTACCAATCGGCTATCCGGAAAGACAAGCTGCCACGTAAGGCGCTTCCGCAGGTGAAACCGCAGTCATAA
- a CDS encoding DUF4142 domain-containing protein, protein MKNIMPFFAAAIILTGAACNTYTASTDPATYATGYGFPGENDKVGTGNTGSMGVAEVNNNATFDNPATGAKSDSMTANQNLDHLFMMNAASSGMMEVAAGKLAVTKGKNAGVKKYGQMMVTDHTKSNTELQALAKAKGVTLPTTLMPVHQQHLDMLSKLADLEFDKTYMQHMVEAHEMDIKLFDQEAKTGKDAEIKAFAAKNLPILQAHRKAAQPIFEEVGRDRPQAISR, encoded by the coding sequence ATGAAAAACATAATGCCCTTCTTTGCAGCTGCCATTATACTGACTGGCGCTGCCTGTAATACGTATACTGCAAGTACAGACCCTGCCACTTATGCAACGGGCTACGGTTTTCCTGGGGAGAACGATAAAGTAGGTACCGGCAATACTGGCAGCATGGGAGTAGCGGAAGTCAACAACAACGCTACATTTGACAACCCTGCCACCGGTGCTAAGTCAGATAGCATGACGGCTAACCAAAACCTTGACCACCTCTTTATGATGAATGCCGCTAGCAGTGGCATGATGGAAGTGGCCGCAGGAAAATTAGCCGTCACCAAAGGGAAGAATGCCGGAGTGAAAAAGTATGGGCAGATGATGGTCACAGACCATACCAAGAGCAATACTGAGCTCCAAGCCCTTGCAAAAGCAAAAGGCGTTACCTTGCCCACTACGCTGATGCCAGTGCACCAGCAACACCTGGACATGCTTTCCAAGCTAGCTGACCTAGAGTTTGACAAGACTTATATGCAGCACATGGTAGAAGCCCATGAGATGGACATCAAACTATTTGACCAGGAAGCTAAAACCGGGAAAGACGCTGAGATAAAAGCCTTTGCTGCCAAGAACCTGCCTATCCTGCAGGCGCACCGCAAAGCTGCGCAGCCTATCTTTGAGGAAGTAGGTAGAGACAGACCGCAAGCCATTAGCAGATAA
- the rpoN gene encoding RNA polymerase factor sigma-54, with product MQRLDLKQLLSQKLSPQQIQFIKLLQVPTAELEARIKEELEMNPALEEGDVADEPATDNDDSNSDADEDFDNTEDDFAEDEARRDDDDVDLGDYLNDDEIAGYKMQGDGPGDEEDREMPIAFTGSLTDALMDQLGFLNLDPKQMAIGEQLIGSIDQDGYIRRELQAISNDLAFSQNIDASEQEIEDVLRRIQAFDPPGIAARDLQECLLLQLERREPDEITEVAEQIIHDCFDEFTKKHYAKIQQKLELEDYELKAAIDLILKLNPKPGGTGGATRVQYVIPDFIITNEDGELQLSLNARNAPDLRISRSYADMFDAYDKGSKKDKKLKETVTFVKQKLDAAKWFIDAIKQRQNTLLRTMEAILRRQYDYFLEGDESKLKPMILKDIAEDIGMDISTVSRVANSKSVQTEFGIIPLKFFFSEGIATDAGEDASSREVKAILKDIIDAENKAKPLSDDKIEKMLNEKGYNIARRTVAKYREQLNIPVARLRKEL from the coding sequence ATGCAGAGACTCGACTTAAAACAGCTTTTATCCCAGAAATTATCGCCGCAGCAGATACAGTTCATCAAGTTGCTGCAGGTGCCTACCGCTGAGTTGGAGGCCCGCATCAAAGAAGAACTGGAGATGAACCCCGCTCTGGAAGAAGGGGATGTCGCTGATGAGCCTGCGACCGATAACGATGATTCTAACAGTGATGCCGATGAAGATTTCGACAACACCGAGGATGACTTTGCCGAAGATGAAGCCCGCCGAGACGATGACGATGTAGACCTGGGCGATTACCTCAATGATGACGAGATAGCCGGGTACAAGATGCAGGGCGACGGGCCCGGCGACGAGGAAGACCGTGAAATGCCCATTGCCTTCACCGGCTCTCTCACCGATGCACTCATGGACCAATTAGGGTTCCTGAACCTGGATCCCAAGCAGATGGCCATCGGCGAGCAGCTAATTGGTTCTATTGATCAGGACGGCTACATTAGACGTGAACTACAGGCTATCTCCAATGATCTGGCGTTTTCGCAGAACATAGATGCCTCTGAGCAGGAGATTGAAGACGTGTTGCGCCGCATTCAGGCGTTTGACCCACCCGGCATTGCCGCCCGTGACCTGCAGGAGTGCCTCTTGTTGCAACTGGAACGCCGTGAACCAGATGAGATCACAGAAGTGGCCGAGCAGATCATCCATGACTGCTTTGACGAGTTCACCAAGAAACATTATGCCAAGATTCAGCAGAAGCTGGAGCTGGAAGATTATGAGTTGAAGGCGGCCATTGACTTGATATTGAAGCTGAACCCTAAACCCGGCGGAACCGGCGGTGCCACCCGGGTGCAGTACGTAATACCAGACTTCATTATCACTAATGAAGACGGCGAGCTGCAATTGTCGCTAAACGCCCGCAATGCCCCAGACCTGCGCATTTCTCGCTCCTATGCAGATATGTTTGACGCCTATGACAAAGGCTCAAAAAAGGACAAGAAGCTGAAGGAGACGGTCACGTTTGTGAAGCAGAAACTGGATGCCGCCAAATGGTTTATTGATGCTATTAAGCAGCGCCAGAACACGCTTTTGCGCACCATGGAAGCCATTCTCCGCCGTCAGTACGACTATTTCCTGGAGGGTGATGAAAGCAAGCTGAAGCCGATGATCCTGAAAGACATTGCCGAAGACATAGGTATGGACATTTCTACCGTAAGCCGCGTGGCCAACAGCAAAAGTGTGCAAACGGAGTTCGGGATTATTCCGCTGAAGTTCTTCTTCTCAGAAGGCATCGCCACCGATGCCGGTGAAGACGCCAGTAGCCGTGAGGTGAAAGCCATTCTCAAAGACATCATTGACGCTGAAAACAAGGCCAAGCCTCTGTCTGATGACAAGATTGAGAAGATGCTCAACGAGAAAGGCTACAACATCGCCCGCCGCACCGTAGCCAAGTACCGTGAGCAATTGAACATACCGGTAGCCCGCCTACGGAAAGAACTGTAG
- a CDS encoding beta-N-acetylhexosaminidase yields the protein MNKRWLSFLSVLCAVVSLNCQGQTSSPNNIVPNPVSFTATQESPVILNKQTRIVADAQYQDQAIYLRDLLTNQLGLTLEIATPDTKQGRHSKIVLAHDTIEANRPEMYWLESGGTVIRMKARDVAGMVHGIQTLLQLLPLEKEKQVGFPTVEIKDYPRFAYRGMHLDVSRHIFPVEFLKKYIDYLAFHKFNNFHWHLTDDQGWRLEIKSYPKLTEVGAWRNSTLIGHFKDTPARYDSTRYGGFYTQEQVQDIIQYAAIRGINVIPEIDIPGHSRAIIAAYPEFSTKPDSAWQVANTWGMYNRQNNVLAPNPATFQFLETVFQEVADLFPSEYIHIGGDECSKMWWKADPKTQAFMKANNLKDEKELQTYFIKQVSGYLAKKNKKVIGWHEILEGQLDTTAVIMNWGGAKEGIAAAKRHHPVIMSPGNPLYFDNYQSKNPKDSLAIHGYNPLDAVYNFNPVPAELQQLKLDKYILGAQANVWTEYMGNPAKVEYMVFPRMSGLSEVLWTDPKQKNFSDFKRRVKTTLVPRYAFWGSAYFKDFERWTVADK from the coding sequence ATGAACAAACGCTGGCTGTCTTTCCTGTCTGTTTTATGTGCGGTCGTTTCCCTTAACTGCCAGGGGCAAACTTCGTCACCCAATAACATCGTCCCGAATCCTGTTTCCTTTACGGCCACCCAGGAGAGCCCCGTCATTCTAAATAAACAGACCAGGATAGTAGCAGATGCCCAATACCAGGACCAAGCCATTTATCTGAGGGATCTGTTGACAAACCAGCTAGGCCTCACACTGGAAATCGCCACTCCAGACACCAAGCAAGGCAGGCACTCCAAAATAGTGCTGGCGCACGATACCATTGAAGCCAACCGCCCCGAAATGTACTGGCTGGAATCTGGCGGAACGGTGATCAGGATGAAAGCAAGAGATGTGGCGGGCATGGTGCACGGTATCCAAACCTTGTTGCAACTTTTGCCGCTTGAAAAGGAAAAACAAGTGGGATTCCCTACTGTGGAAATTAAAGATTATCCCCGCTTTGCTTACCGCGGCATGCACCTGGACGTAAGCCGCCATATCTTCCCGGTAGAGTTCCTGAAGAAGTACATAGATTACCTGGCCTTCCATAAATTCAACAACTTTCATTGGCACCTCACCGATGACCAGGGTTGGCGACTGGAAATCAAAAGTTACCCTAAACTGACCGAAGTTGGTGCCTGGCGGAATTCAACCCTCATTGGCCATTTCAAAGACACGCCCGCCCGCTATGACTCTACTCGTTACGGCGGATTCTACACCCAAGAGCAGGTGCAGGACATCATACAATACGCGGCCATTAGGGGCATCAACGTCATTCCTGAGATTGACATTCCCGGCCACAGCCGCGCGATTATTGCCGCTTATCCAGAATTCAGCACCAAACCAGATTCTGCCTGGCAGGTGGCTAACACCTGGGGCATGTACAACCGGCAGAACAACGTGCTGGCGCCTAATCCGGCTACGTTTCAGTTTTTGGAGACCGTCTTTCAGGAAGTGGCCGATTTGTTTCCGTCTGAATACATCCATATTGGCGGCGACGAGTGCAGCAAAATGTGGTGGAAAGCAGATCCCAAAACGCAGGCGTTCATGAAGGCAAATAACCTGAAAGACGAGAAAGAGCTTCAGACGTATTTCATTAAGCAGGTCTCAGGGTATTTAGCCAAAAAGAACAAGAAGGTCATTGGCTGGCATGAGATTCTGGAAGGCCAATTAGATACCACAGCCGTGATCATGAACTGGGGTGGGGCAAAAGAAGGCATTGCGGCGGCAAAACGGCATCATCCGGTGATCATGTCGCCGGGTAACCCGCTGTACTTTGACAACTACCAATCTAAAAACCCCAAAGACAGCCTGGCCATTCACGGGTACAACCCGCTGGATGCCGTGTATAACTTCAACCCGGTACCGGCTGAGTTACAGCAACTCAAGCTAGATAAGTACATTCTGGGTGCCCAGGCCAACGTCTGGACCGAATACATGGGCAACCCTGCCAAGGTGGAATACATGGTGTTTCCGCGTATGTCGGGGTTGAGTGAAGTGCTCTGGACTGATCCTAAGCAGAAGAACTTCTCTGATTTTAAACGGCGGGTGAAAACCACTTTGGTGCCGCGTTATGCCTTCTGGGGAAGCGCTTATTTCAAGGACTTTGAACGATGGACGGTGGCCGATAAATAA